The following proteins come from a genomic window of Ilumatobacter coccineus YM16-304:
- a CDS encoding homocysteine S-methyltransferase family protein: protein MTGRARRVPQFAGRVFLGEAGLETDLLFNRGIDLPDFAAFPLLATESGRTTLSAYCQSLIDLARRNRTGVVLETATWRANPDWGMRLGYSPEQLDTANRRAVTLLLERRAANPDVDVVVSGTVGPRGDGYAITNAMSRHTAAAYHRPQIASLHAAGADLVSAFTMNHVDEATGIVDAAQHVGIPVVISFTVETDGRLPSGQALAAAIDEVDAATDSAAAYFMVNCAHPSHFADVFDSPGPWDRVRGIRANASRMSHAELDNAPDLDRGDAADLAERYVELAERLPQLSIVGGCCGTDLDHLSRISAALDQA, encoded by the coding sequence GTGACCGGCCGAGCGCGCAGAGTTCCCCAGTTCGCTGGGAGGGTCTTCCTCGGCGAAGCTGGCCTGGAGACTGACCTGCTCTTCAACCGCGGCATCGATCTGCCCGACTTCGCAGCCTTCCCGCTCCTCGCGACCGAATCCGGACGCACCACGCTCTCGGCCTACTGCCAGTCGCTCATCGATCTGGCGCGTCGCAATCGCACCGGCGTTGTCTTGGAAACAGCCACCTGGCGAGCAAACCCCGACTGGGGAATGCGCCTCGGTTACTCACCCGAGCAACTCGACACGGCAAACCGCCGTGCTGTCACATTGCTTCTCGAGCGACGCGCGGCCAATCCCGACGTCGACGTCGTTGTCAGTGGCACGGTCGGTCCGCGCGGAGACGGCTACGCCATCACCAACGCGATGTCGAGGCACACCGCAGCCGCCTATCACCGCCCGCAGATCGCCTCGCTCCATGCAGCCGGAGCGGATCTCGTTTCAGCATTCACGATGAACCATGTCGACGAAGCAACAGGCATCGTCGACGCCGCCCAACACGTCGGAATCCCTGTCGTCATCTCGTTCACGGTCGAAACCGACGGGCGTCTGCCATCCGGGCAAGCGCTCGCTGCGGCAATCGACGAGGTCGACGCTGCGACCGACAGCGCAGCCGCCTACTTCATGGTCAACTGTGCGCACCCGTCGCACTTCGCGGATGTCTTCGATTCACCAGGGCCATGGGACCGCGTGCGCGGGATTCGCGCCAACGCGTCGCGAATGAGCCACGCGGAACTCGACAACGCCCCCGACCTCGATCGAGGCGACGCAGCCGATCTCGCGGAGCGGTATGTCGAACTCGCCGAGCGACTTCCGCAATTGTCGATCGTCGGAGGTTGCTGCGGTACCGATCTCGATCACCTGAGTCGGATCAGCGCCGCGCTCGACCAAGCCTGA
- the thpR gene encoding RNA 2',3'-cyclic phosphodiesterase, producing MSRLFVALWPPDHVVARLEELHRKDQVGARFVVPENWHVTLRFLGNADPNEVADALDRAQFAPTTVTLGPAVDVGNQRTLFVPATGTDALAAEVVDVTRHLGDEKIRERHLGHVTIARLKKGANMPRVLGELIDAQWAPAEVALVESRLHPDGARYDTLQTWPI from the coding sequence GTGAGTCGTCTGTTCGTTGCGCTGTGGCCGCCCGACCACGTCGTCGCGCGCCTCGAAGAACTCCACCGCAAAGACCAGGTCGGCGCTCGTTTCGTGGTGCCCGAGAACTGGCACGTCACCCTTCGGTTCCTCGGCAATGCCGACCCGAACGAGGTCGCCGACGCGCTCGACCGTGCGCAGTTCGCCCCGACGACCGTGACGCTCGGTCCGGCGGTCGATGTCGGCAACCAACGCACCCTCTTCGTTCCGGCAACCGGCACCGACGCGCTCGCGGCAGAGGTCGTCGACGTCACCCGGCATCTCGGCGACGAGAAGATCCGCGAGCGTCACCTCGGACACGTCACCATCGCCCGGTTGAAGAAGGGGGCCAACATGCCGCGCGTGCTCGGCGAGCTGATCGACGCGCAGTGGGCGCCGGCCGAGGTCGCCCTCGTCGAGAGCCGGTTGCATCCCGACGGCGCTCGCTACGACACGCTCCAGACCTGGCCGATCTGA
- the larC gene encoding nickel pincer cofactor biosynthesis protein LarC, with amino-acid sequence MIVWIDATAGVSGDMFLGALADIGVPIEVLQAPLDRLDLGITLRTEPVTRASLGAVKMHVDVPETRTLRHLPDIVELLQVIDEPVRGSAIGVFERLAAAEAAAHRSEIDDVHFHEVGALDSIADIVGVCAGLHHLADELGMTALHCSTVSLGSGQTRGAHGPIPVPVPAVVALLSGRCPVQAGPAPFESTTPTGAALLDQFVVEWGPMPAMTIEQVGIGAGSKDPDEVVNAMRLVSGTLAAPTSSSSRPASAEQASSDDGPDTGDLIQIDANIDDMDTRLFPAAIDAVLAVGAVDAWVTPIVMKKGRPAHTFSALTDEQHAAAVRDTIFRSTTTIGLREHVVHRHTLPRTFSTVDVDGHQIRVKSATLHGEVVNTSVEWDDVVAAAEALDRPAADILTQATRRT; translated from the coding sequence GTGATCGTCTGGATCGACGCGACCGCCGGCGTGAGCGGCGACATGTTCCTCGGTGCGCTCGCCGACATCGGCGTGCCGATCGAGGTGTTGCAGGCGCCGCTCGATCGACTCGACCTCGGCATCACGTTGCGGACCGAGCCGGTCACCCGGGCCAGCCTCGGCGCGGTCAAGATGCACGTCGACGTGCCCGAGACTCGCACGCTTCGGCACCTGCCCGACATCGTCGAACTGCTGCAGGTGATCGACGAACCGGTGCGGGGGAGTGCGATCGGCGTGTTCGAACGGCTCGCGGCGGCCGAAGCCGCGGCGCATCGCTCGGAGATCGACGACGTCCACTTCCACGAGGTCGGAGCGCTCGACTCGATCGCCGACATCGTCGGCGTCTGCGCCGGACTCCACCACCTGGCCGACGAGCTCGGCATGACCGCGCTGCACTGCTCGACCGTGAGCCTCGGCAGCGGTCAGACGCGGGGAGCGCACGGACCGATCCCGGTGCCGGTGCCCGCGGTCGTCGCGTTGCTGAGCGGGCGCTGCCCGGTGCAGGCCGGCCCGGCGCCGTTCGAGTCGACCACGCCGACCGGTGCCGCACTGCTCGACCAGTTCGTCGTGGAGTGGGGGCCGATGCCCGCCATGACGATCGAACAGGTCGGGATCGGTGCTGGATCGAAAGATCCCGACGAGGTGGTCAACGCGATGCGCCTCGTCAGCGGGACGCTCGCAGCCCCGACGTCATCATCGTCACGGCCTGCGAGTGCTGAGCAGGCGAGCTCGGACGACGGGCCCGACACGGGTGACCTGATCCAGATCGACGCCAACATCGACGACATGGACACCCGCCTGTTCCCGGCTGCGATCGACGCGGTACTCGCGGTTGGTGCGGTCGACGCGTGGGTCACGCCGATCGTGATGAAAAAGGGTCGCCCGGCGCACACCTTCTCGGCGCTCACCGACGAGCAGCACGCCGCAGCGGTGCGCGACACGATCTTCCGGTCGACGACCACGATCGGTCTGCGCGAGCACGTGGTGCATCGCCACACGCTGCCCCGCACGTTCAGCACGGTCGACGTCGACGGTCACCAGATCCGGGTGAAGTCGGCGACGCTGCACGGTGAGGTGGTCAACACCAGCGTCGAGTGGGACGACGTCGTCGCAGCGGCCGAGGCCCTCGACCGCCCCGCCGCCGACATCCTCACCCAAGCCACCCGCCGCACCTGA
- a CDS encoding right-handed parallel beta-helix repeat-containing protein has product MATQQRSHKLPRIGAATAITVAGGTVMIGGQPVVAADLVVTTDSGVFDGTGGDPDGADDELSLADAVYAANQTPDLDTITFAIPGPGPHVIDVAGALPWIMEDLVITGPGADQLTLTNSNGSAIYVYNEADVTLSGFTISAPALGGVPAMGIDVVEGGITTIRDVDIDQVDRGVWVENSGAAVFEVIIENVTVDDASTFAVDIGDAQMLSVDGLTITNSTAGVFLLATATASITGLDVTGGLSGLYASHVDDLDLDGATIDGATTSAVFALDTADTAISGVTITGGNNGVVVDSTAPGVGVVAVSDSVFSGQAGTSIDVNQIAELDVDTTTIDTPGAVGVDASTVTTLTITESDVTESHEAAVRLVNVDSADLADVTAVRTLGGLAANAGAVFGNGVASFDLADVTVSGATGGAVVVAGSGTVTATGLELTGNDNGVRLKGPGGSVTDSVISGNTFAGMTTSTGTETLSITNTEISDNGTVGVYLADTGPMEADGVTIERNGLVDASPLGGVHFAGDATPDVSRIVNSTISGNEGGLGGGVSVDDSDSIVLLHTVTLEGNSAPFGDALAIRGDVDGGGEINVGNSSITGHTGVASELFASQNGLIQMYGSTIDANAGSSVVESVGDGDVAVQLSEITSNDASASLIRASGGAVDIDTSTVTDNTARTLVEAEGSGAVNVTQSTLTQNTAVDALVAADTSGAVELAFATVTDNSLTDAASTVFEHDGSGVFQVDSSILAGNTVLGWVDAPLAAPDPEVDYSLIPVVSGSDVDGANNIVTDDPELGPLQNNDGPTPTMLPDKGSPAIDAANPTPPDPPSSDQRGLEREVNGRSDIGSVERQLSPFVIGLPPARVLETRTGPTYKTIDGEDEGIGRRTNGQETMLQIAGRAGVPADAEAVVINVTGVDPDGVGFVTVHPCLVNPPLASSLNFRGDVDSGNEIVAELTADGKLCLFNRGVTDLVVDVVGYVPNDSRYSPVGPARLLDTRDTGATIDGLFEKGGTRLSDTELELDVAGRGGVSSDATAVVINVTAVKPTGIGYVTVHPCLPTEPNAASLNFEAGVNRGNEIVAELDDDGKLCLYTWGSAELIVDVVGQLTDENTYDTVPPARLYETRSAPNGTIDDRQEDQGRLDAREVVTVEAAGRAGVPADAKGVVVNTTAIRTANRGFLTVWDCTGTMPLAASLNYTTGEIVGNELVVELNADGEFCVFSNRATDLTVDVVGYLS; this is encoded by the coding sequence ATGGCCACTCAGCAACGTTCACACAAGCTTCCGAGGATCGGCGCCGCAACAGCGATCACCGTCGCCGGCGGCACCGTGATGATCGGCGGTCAACCCGTCGTCGCCGCGGATCTCGTCGTCACGACGGACAGCGGCGTCTTCGACGGCACGGGCGGTGACCCCGACGGTGCCGACGACGAACTCTCGCTCGCCGACGCGGTCTACGCGGCCAACCAGACCCCCGACCTCGACACGATCACGTTCGCGATACCGGGGCCCGGTCCGCACGTCATCGACGTGGCGGGTGCACTTCCCTGGATCATGGAAGATCTGGTGATCACCGGCCCTGGCGCCGACCAGTTGACGCTCACCAACTCCAACGGTTCGGCGATCTACGTCTACAACGAGGCCGACGTCACCCTGTCAGGCTTCACGATCTCGGCGCCGGCCCTGGGTGGTGTTCCCGCGATGGGCATCGATGTGGTCGAGGGAGGAATCACCACGATCCGCGATGTCGACATCGACCAGGTGGACCGTGGCGTGTGGGTCGAGAACAGCGGTGCGGCGGTCTTCGAAGTGATCATCGAGAACGTCACGGTCGATGACGCTTCGACGTTCGCTGTCGACATCGGAGATGCACAGATGCTCTCGGTCGACGGACTCACCATCACGAACAGCACCGCGGGCGTGTTCCTGCTGGCGACCGCCACCGCGTCGATCACCGGACTCGACGTGACGGGAGGCCTGTCCGGCCTGTACGCGTCGCACGTCGACGACCTGGACCTGGACGGCGCGACCATCGATGGTGCGACCACGTCAGCGGTGTTCGCGCTCGACACCGCCGACACGGCGATCAGCGGGGTGACGATCACGGGTGGCAACAACGGCGTCGTCGTCGACTCCACCGCTCCCGGCGTCGGGGTGGTTGCGGTCAGCGACTCCGTCTTCAGCGGTCAGGCGGGCACGTCGATCGACGTGAATCAGATCGCCGAACTCGACGTCGACACCACCACGATCGACACGCCCGGCGCCGTGGGCGTCGACGCCTCGACGGTGACGACGCTCACGATCACCGAGTCCGACGTCACCGAGAGTCACGAGGCTGCCGTACGTCTCGTCAACGTCGACAGCGCCGACCTCGCCGACGTCACCGCCGTGCGCACGCTCGGTGGACTCGCGGCGAACGCCGGAGCCGTCTTCGGCAATGGCGTCGCCAGCTTCGATCTCGCCGACGTCACCGTCAGCGGTGCAACCGGTGGGGCCGTCGTCGTCGCTGGGAGCGGCACGGTCACCGCAACGGGTCTCGAACTGACCGGCAACGACAACGGCGTCCGCCTCAAGGGTCCGGGCGGGTCGGTGACCGACAGCGTCATCAGTGGCAACACGTTCGCCGGCATGACGACGTCCACCGGTACCGAGACACTGTCGATCACGAACACCGAGATCAGCGACAACGGCACCGTCGGGGTGTACCTCGCCGACACCGGCCCCATGGAGGCCGACGGCGTCACGATCGAACGAAACGGTCTCGTCGACGCAAGCCCGCTCGGAGGGGTTCACTTCGCAGGCGATGCGACGCCCGACGTCTCGAGGATCGTGAACTCCACGATCAGCGGCAACGAAGGAGGTCTCGGCGGCGGAGTCTCCGTCGACGATTCCGACTCGATCGTCCTGCTGCACACCGTGACGCTCGAGGGCAACTCCGCCCCGTTCGGCGACGCGCTCGCGATCCGTGGTGATGTCGACGGTGGCGGCGAGATCAACGTCGGCAACAGTTCGATCACCGGGCACACGGGCGTCGCGTCCGAACTGTTCGCATCGCAGAACGGCCTGATTCAGATGTACGGATCAACGATCGATGCCAACGCAGGATCGTCGGTCGTTGAGTCGGTCGGCGACGGCGACGTGGCCGTGCAACTCTCGGAGATCACCTCCAATGACGCTTCGGCGTCGCTGATCCGTGCGAGCGGCGGCGCGGTCGACATCGACACGTCGACGGTCACCGACAACACGGCCCGGACACTCGTCGAAGCCGAAGGATCCGGTGCGGTGAACGTGACGCAGTCGACCCTGACGCAGAACACGGCCGTCGACGCGCTGGTCGCGGCCGACACCTCAGGCGCTGTCGAACTGGCTTTCGCGACCGTGACCGACAACTCGCTCACCGATGCGGCAAGCACGGTCTTCGAGCACGACGGGTCCGGTGTCTTCCAGGTCGACAGCAGCATTCTCGCTGGTAACACGGTTTTGGGGTGGGTCGATGCTCCGCTCGCTGCGCCGGACCCGGAGGTCGACTACTCGCTGATTCCGGTCGTGTCCGGCAGCGACGTCGACGGCGCGAACAACATCGTCACCGACGACCCCGAACTCGGCCCGTTGCAGAACAACGACGGACCCACGCCCACCATGCTCCCCGACAAGGGGTCGCCCGCCATCGACGCGGCCAACCCGACCCCTCCCGACCCGCCGTCGTCGGATCAGCGCGGTCTGGAGCGAGAGGTCAACGGTCGATCCGACATCGGCTCGGTCGAGCGGCAACTCTCGCCGTTCGTGATCGGTCTGCCACCGGCCCGCGTCCTCGAGACACGAACCGGCCCGACCTACAAGACGATCGATGGCGAGGACGAAGGGATCGGTCGCCGCACCAACGGGCAGGAGACGATGTTGCAGATCGCCGGCCGTGCCGGTGTTCCCGCCGACGCGGAAGCGGTCGTGATCAACGTGACCGGCGTCGACCCCGACGGAGTGGGTTTCGTCACCGTGCATCCGTGCCTGGTCAACCCACCGCTCGCCTCGTCGCTCAACTTCCGCGGTGACGTCGACAGCGGCAACGAGATCGTCGCCGAGCTCACCGCCGACGGCAAGCTCTGCCTGTTCAACCGCGGCGTGACCGACCTGGTCGTCGACGTCGTGGGCTACGTGCCGAACGACTCGCGCTACTCGCCGGTCGGCCCTGCCCGACTGCTCGACACCCGCGACACCGGTGCCACGATCGACGGCCTGTTCGAGAAGGGTGGCACCCGGCTCTCCGACACCGAACTCGAACTCGACGTCGCCGGGCGTGGTGGGGTGTCGTCCGACGCCACCGCCGTGGTGATCAACGTGACCGCGGTGAAGCCCACCGGCATAGGCTACGTCACGGTCCACCCGTGCCTGCCGACCGAACCCAACGCGGCGTCGCTCAACTTCGAAGCGGGGGTCAACCGCGGCAACGAGATCGTCGCCGAACTCGACGACGACGGGAAGCTCTGCCTGTACACGTGGGGATCGGCCGAACTGATCGTCGACGTGGTCGGCCAACTCACCGACGAGAACACCTACGACACCGTCCCGCCGGCTCGCCTCTACGAGACCCGATCCGCACCGAACGGCACCATCGACGACCGCCAGGAAGACCAGGGTCGTCTCGACGCCCGTGAGGTCGTGACGGTCGAAGCGGCCGGTCGCGCCGGAGTGCCTGCCGACGCAAAGGGAGTGGTCGTCAACACCACGGCGATCCGCACGGCCAACCGCGGCTTCCTGACGGTGTGGGACTGCACCGGCACCATGCCGCTCGCCGCATCGCTCAACTACACCACCGGCGAGATCGTCGGCAACGAGTTGGTCGTCGAGCTCAACGCCGACGGCGAGTTCTGTGTGTTCTCCAACCGGGCCACCGACCTCACCGTCGACGTCGTCGGCTATCTGAGCTGA
- a CDS encoding TIGR03032 family protein, producing the protein MQLTEPFIRLPFAFDVEKLREEVEALPEDAWRRHPTGHKGNTAVSLVSVGGDHTDDSIGGQQATTGWLQPDSYLAQTIASFGVPVGRTRLMRIDPGGEATPHFDVHLYWFDRVRIHVPIITTPDVEFQCGDASVHMAAGESWVFDTFRRHNVLNPGGSHRVHLVIDTVGTPALWEMIRNGAGATNVDAKTLPYEEGRTPLILPESFNIAPVMPPAQMQAIWARLSEHVPTDGAGVAIRAEVDQFIETWQTLWALHGSTPSAAGYRAEVDRFVAALRALPDAVIEYNHSSAATTIGTLLAASALAAGPDKETAASPPVVKVHETPVPDASNDEKGDPRFDRPVIIVSPPRAGSTLLFETLAKAPNLFTIGRESHMLIESIPGLRPSDNDWHSNELTAEHATPPVVEALRDAFWNDLRDRNEQPPPMEGTGLRFLEKTPKNALRIEFLDRVFPDARYIYLSRPPRAEISSMIDAWRSGGFATYPDLPNWEGIPWSLLLIPGWQDLIGKSVQEICAKQWEYTTNKILDDLDRVAPGRWTVANYHRLTGDPNAEIARLCRFAELPWDDPLDGPLPLSRHTLTPPAPDKWRRNTTELHEVLGTVKETADRANAVSGGPGPGATAAPRTAAPKRAAAAAPKAPAGDEVETNAAIDAGQHPMGSVHTSSVPELLGKTGLSLLMSTYQSGKMVTLREMDGVLNTHFTPFPRPMGIAWRPGGGANRGTGALAIGTRDEIWTYRDQPAVAQKIEPKGTYGSCYVMRNRHVTGDIAIHEQAYDREGELWVVNTRFSCLSTIDAEHSFVPRWTPPWISGLGPEDRCHLNGMAMRDGKPKYVSMFSESDQPQGWRDTKAFGGLVMDIESNEILTSGLCMPHSPRWYRDQLFILESGKGTLSRVDLDSGETETITKLPGFTRGLAFIGRYAIVGLSQVRESVFAGIPLTQTNEPRHSGVWIVDLDTAKIVGFVRFDGLVQEVFDLQVIVGAGGAVDESGKPSGRHVHLMELENELHNKSFVVPTEALATASSD; encoded by the coding sequence ATGCAACTCACCGAACCGTTCATCAGACTGCCGTTCGCGTTTGACGTCGAGAAGCTCCGGGAGGAAGTCGAGGCGCTCCCCGAGGACGCGTGGCGCCGGCACCCCACCGGCCACAAGGGCAACACGGCGGTCAGCCTGGTGTCGGTCGGCGGCGACCACACCGACGATTCGATCGGCGGACAGCAGGCCACCACCGGATGGCTGCAGCCCGACTCGTACCTCGCGCAGACCATCGCATCGTTCGGCGTGCCGGTCGGCCGTACCCGTCTCATGCGCATCGACCCGGGCGGCGAAGCGACACCGCACTTCGACGTGCACCTCTACTGGTTCGACCGGGTGCGCATCCACGTGCCGATCATCACCACCCCCGACGTCGAGTTCCAGTGCGGCGATGCGTCGGTGCACATGGCGGCTGGCGAGAGTTGGGTCTTCGACACGTTCCGTCGTCACAACGTCTTGAACCCAGGCGGCTCGCACCGGGTGCACCTCGTCATCGACACCGTCGGCACACCGGCGCTGTGGGAGATGATCCGCAACGGTGCTGGAGCGACGAACGTCGACGCGAAGACGCTGCCGTACGAGGAAGGCCGCACGCCGCTCATCCTCCCCGAGAGCTTCAACATCGCCCCCGTCATGCCGCCGGCGCAGATGCAGGCGATCTGGGCACGGCTGAGCGAACACGTGCCGACCGACGGCGCCGGTGTGGCCATCCGCGCCGAGGTCGACCAGTTCATCGAGACGTGGCAGACGCTGTGGGCGTTGCACGGATCCACCCCGAGCGCGGCCGGCTACCGGGCGGAGGTCGATCGATTCGTCGCCGCACTCCGTGCCCTGCCCGACGCCGTGATCGAGTACAACCACTCGTCGGCTGCGACGACGATCGGCACGCTGCTCGCCGCGAGTGCGCTCGCGGCCGGGCCCGACAAGGAAACTGCGGCGAGCCCGCCCGTCGTGAAGGTGCACGAGACCCCGGTGCCCGATGCGAGCAACGACGAGAAGGGCGACCCTCGATTCGATCGCCCGGTCATCATCGTGTCGCCGCCGCGCGCCGGCAGCACGTTGCTGTTCGAGACGCTCGCCAAGGCGCCGAACCTGTTCACCATCGGCCGCGAGAGCCACATGCTCATCGAGTCGATTCCGGGTCTGCGACCCAGCGACAACGACTGGCACTCGAACGAACTCACCGCCGAGCACGCCACACCGCCGGTCGTCGAGGCGCTCCGAGACGCATTCTGGAACGACCTTCGCGACCGCAACGAACAGCCGCCGCCCATGGAAGGCACCGGACTCCGCTTCCTGGAAAAGACCCCGAAGAACGCGCTGCGCATCGAGTTCCTCGACCGCGTCTTCCCCGACGCTCGCTACATCTACCTGTCACGCCCGCCGCGCGCCGAGATCTCGTCGATGATCGACGCCTGGCGCTCGGGCGGATTCGCCACCTATCCCGACCTGCCGAACTGGGAGGGCATCCCCTGGTCGCTGCTGCTCATCCCGGGCTGGCAGGACCTCATCGGCAAGTCGGTGCAGGAGATCTGCGCGAAGCAGTGGGAGTACACCACCAACAAGATCCTCGACGACCTCGACCGTGTCGCCCCGGGCCGCTGGACCGTGGCCAACTACCACCGACTCACGGGCGACCCCAACGCCGAGATCGCCCGCCTCTGCCGCTTCGCCGAACTGCCGTGGGACGATCCGCTCGACGGACCGCTGCCGCTGTCGCGTCACACGCTCACGCCGCCGGCACCCGACAAGTGGCGCCGCAACACCACCGAACTGCACGAGGTGCTCGGCACGGTCAAGGAGACCGCCGACCGCGCGAACGCGGTGTCGGGCGGACCCGGTCCGGGTGCCACGGCGGCGCCGAGAACCGCCGCACCCAAGCGCGCCGCAGCAGCCGCGCCGAAGGCGCCTGCCGGTGACGAGGTCGAGACGAACGCGGCGATCGATGCCGGCCAGCATCCGATGGGATCGGTGCACACGTCGAGCGTGCCCGAACTGCTCGGCAAGACCGGACTCAGCCTGCTGATGTCGACGTATCAGAGCGGCAAGATGGTGACGCTTCGCGAGATGGACGGTGTGCTCAACACGCACTTCACGCCGTTCCCGCGTCCGATGGGCATCGCCTGGCGACCGGGCGGCGGAGCGAACCGAGGCACCGGCGCACTGGCGATCGGTACCCGCGACGAGATCTGGACCTATCGCGATCAGCCGGCCGTTGCGCAGAAGATCGAGCCGAAGGGCACCTACGGCTCGTGCTACGTGATGCGCAACCGTCACGTCACCGGCGACATCGCGATCCACGAGCAGGCGTACGACCGTGAGGGCGAACTCTGGGTGGTGAACACTCGCTTCTCGTGCCTCAGCACCATCGATGCCGAGCACAGCTTCGTCCCGCGCTGGACGCCGCCGTGGATCTCGGGCCTCGGCCCCGAAGATCGCTGCCACCTCAACGGGATGGCGATGCGTGACGGCAAGCCCAAGTACGTGTCGATGTTCAGCGAGTCCGATCAACCGCAGGGTTGGCGAGACACCAAGGCCTTCGGTGGCCTCGTCATGGACATCGAGTCGAACGAGATCCTCACGTCGGGTCTCTGCATGCCTCACTCGCCGCGCTGGTATCGAGACCAACTGTTCATCCTCGAATCGGGCAAGGGAACGCTCAGCCGCGTCGACCTCGACTCCGGTGAGACCGAGACGATCACCAAGCTCCCCGGTTTCACGCGCGGTCTCGCATTCATCGGTCGCTACGCGATCGTCGGACTCTCGCAGGTCCGCGAATCGGTGTTCGCGGGCATCCCGCTCACCCAGACCAACGAGCCGCGTCACAGCGGTGTGTGGATCGTCGATCTCGACACCGCGAAGATCGTCGGGTTCGTGCGATTCGACGGTCTGGTGCAGGAGGTGTTCGACCTTCAGGTGATCGTCGGTGCCGGCGGAGCGGTCGACGAATCGGGCAAGCCGAGTGGCCGCCACGTGCATCTCATGGAGCTCGAGAACGAGCTGCACAACAAGTCGTTCGTGGTGCCGACCGAGGCGCTCGCAACCGCATCGAGCGACTGA
- a CDS encoding ATP-dependent sacrificial sulfur transferase LarE produces MSLTIGSRPDPAAALARLHAVLSTIPSRVVACSGGIDSLLLATVAHRAAPTATLVAHTVTPAVPDDGTTRVVDYAEREGWQLEVVRSREFDDERYLSNPTDRCYFCKSNLYDAIAELSDGGGVMLSGANVDDLGEYRPGLTAAAERDVRHPYIEAEVTKADIRAMARHLDLDAAELPASPCLASRLYTGTRVTAPRLRAIEAGEQLIRSTTGITVVRCRLRADAVLVEVGDDDREVIDADLLTSVRSEMAAIEPTIVSIELDGRAYEPGRAFVGAPAV; encoded by the coding sequence ATGAGTCTGACGATCGGGTCGCGTCCCGACCCCGCTGCCGCACTCGCACGGCTCCACGCCGTGCTGTCGACGATCCCGTCGCGCGTCGTCGCCTGCAGTGGCGGTATCGACTCGCTGCTGCTCGCCACGGTGGCGCACCGCGCTGCTCCGACTGCGACGCTCGTGGCGCACACGGTCACGCCCGCGGTGCCCGACGACGGCACCACCCGGGTCGTTGACTACGCCGAGCGTGAAGGCTGGCAGCTCGAGGTGGTGCGGTCGCGAGAGTTCGACGACGAGCGCTACCTCTCCAACCCGACCGACCGCTGCTACTTCTGCAAGAGCAATCTGTACGACGCGATCGCCGAGTTGAGCGATGGCGGTGGTGTGATGTTGAGCGGTGCCAACGTCGACGATCTCGGCGAGTACCGCCCGGGGCTCACGGCGGCTGCCGAGCGCGACGTGCGCCACCCGTACATCGAGGCCGAGGTGACCAAAGCCGACATCCGAGCGATGGCTCGCCATCTCGATCTCGACGCCGCCGAGCTTCCCGCATCGCCGTGCCTTGCGAGCCGTCTCTACACCGGCACTCGTGTGACCGCCCCGCGTCTGCGAGCGATCGAGGCGGGCGAACAGCTCATCCGCTCGACGACGGGGATCACCGTCGTGCGTTGCCGCCTTCGTGCCGATGCGGTCCTCGTCGAAGTCGGCGACGACGATCGCGAGGTGATCGACGCCGACCTGCTGACCTCGGTCAGAAGCGAGATGGCGGCGATCGAGCCGACCATCGTGTCGATCGAACTCGACGGCCGGGCCTACGAGCCAGGCCGGGCCTTCGTCGGAGCGCCGGCGGTCTGA
- the larB gene encoding nickel pincer cofactor biosynthesis protein LarB translates to MHQHDHQRQARVGMPEAVLCGTKSTEQVVSIVADLIAETSEPRLLTRLTDEQARELVVRHADSIDIDTLSRTAFLRGTLPRRSGRVTVVAAGTSDASVAAEAARTLEFSGIDAELIVDVGVAGLWRLEARLDDIRSADIVIAVAGMDAALVSVLGGMIGAPIIAAPTSVGYGVATGGSTALNSSLASCAQGVSVVNIDNGFGAACAAIRILNLVAQQQAQQ, encoded by the coding sequence ATGCACCAGCACGACCATCAACGTCAGGCCCGCGTCGGTATGCCCGAGGCGGTGCTGTGCGGGACGAAGTCGACCGAGCAGGTCGTCTCGATCGTCGCCGACCTCATCGCCGAGACGAGCGAGCCTCGGCTGCTCACGCGCCTGACCGACGAGCAAGCTCGCGAGCTCGTGGTTCGTCACGCCGACTCGATCGACATCGACACGCTGTCGCGCACCGCGTTCCTGCGCGGGACGCTGCCGCGGCGGTCTGGTCGTGTCACGGTCGTCGCTGCGGGCACCTCCGATGCGTCGGTCGCCGCCGAAGCAGCGCGAACGCTCGAGTTCAGCGGCATCGACGCCGAGCTGATCGTCGACGTCGGCGTGGCGGGATTGTGGCGACTCGAAGCGCGGCTCGACGACATCCGCTCGGCCGACATCGTCATCGCCGTGGCCGGCATGGACGCGGCGCTCGTCTCGGTGCTCGGTGGCATGATCGGCGCCCCGATCATCGCCGCTCCGACGTCGGTCGGATACGGCGTGGCAACCGGCGGTTCGACGGCGCTCAACAGTTCGCTCGCGAGCTGCGCCCAGGGTGTGAGCGTGGTCAACATCGACAACGGCTTCGGCGCCGCGTGCGCAGCGATCCGCATCCTCAACCTCGTCGCGCAGCAGCAGGCGCAGCAGTGA